Genomic window (Mesorhizobium sp. M4B.F.Ca.ET.058.02.1.1):
GCGCTCCGTCGGCAAGGCGTAGGGCGGCGACGATACGAGGATCGCGTCGGCGCCGATCTCTTTCGCCGCCTTGGCGTATTCGACCGAGTCTTCGGTCCTGATAGCACCCGTGCCGATGATGAGGGGATGCGGGTGCCAATCACCTTCTTGGCGTAGGCGCCGAGAGCGAAGCGTTCCTGGGTGCTCTGGGCGTAGTATTCGCCGGTCGATCCGCCAATGATGATGCCGTGCACTTTGGCTTCAATAAGTGACTCCAGAACGTCCGCGAACGCGGCGTTATCGATCCGCCCATCGGGGCCGAGCGGCGTGATCGCCGGTGTGTAGATGCCTTCGAATTTCAAGATAGTTCTCCGTCAATGGAATGGCGGTTTCGGCCAATGCGTCATTCGGCCCTTCTGCGAGCTTTCTTGTCAAAGCGCCCCGGCAAGCCCCGGAGCGCTTATCCCGTTCGGAACGTTCATCAGCGTCCGGAGGACGCTAATTGCGTATCTTCACGCGGCCGACCCGGATGATAGAGCCGCCGTGATCTGCCGCAGGGAAATCAACCCGAGCGGCTGGCCGCTGTCTGCGGTGACGAAGGCCGCGTCATAGGAAGAGTTGGTTAGTTCCTTGGCGGCGATCTCGAGCGTCAAGCCGGACTTCAGCTTCGGCAGCGGTCTGCTCTCGGATTGCGGCGGCGGCTCCATGACAGCGTCGACCTTGATGAAGCGGCCGCGATTGACGTCCTTGACGAACCGCTCGATGTAGTCGTCGGCAGGGCGCAAGAGGATGTCCTGGCTGTTGCCCTGCTGGATGATCGAACCGTCGCGCAAGATGACGATCTGGTCACCGAGCCGCAGCGCCTCATCGAGATCATGGGTGATGAAGACGATGGTCTTCTTCAGTTCGGTCTGCAGATCGAGCAGCATGGTCTGCATGTCGGTCCGGATCAGTGGATCGAGAGCCGAATAGGCCTCGTCCATCAACAGGATCGAGGCATTGTTGCTGAGTGCGCGGGCAAGCCCGACGCGCTGCTGCATGCCGCCGGACAGTTCGTCCGGATAGCGCTGCTCAAAGCCGGCGAGGCCGACGCGCTCGATCCAGCGCATGCCGATGTCACGGCTCTTCGCCGCCTCGACACCACGCACCTCCAGTCCGAACGTGACGTTGTCGATGACGGACCGGTGCGGCAGCAGTCCAAATCTCTGGAACACCATCGCGGTGTGGTTGCGGCGGAACTCGCGCAGCTCCAGCTCCGACATTTCCAGAACGTCGCGCCCGTCGATCATGATCGAGCCAGATGTCGGCTCGATCAGCCGGTTGATGTGGCGGATCAGCGTCGACTTGCCTGAGCCCGATAGCCCCATGACGACCTGGACCTTGCCCGCCGGCATGGAGATGTTGATCTTGTTCAGCCCCAGAATGTGGCCATGC
Coding sequences:
- a CDS encoding betaine/proline/choline family ABC transporter ATP-binding protein (Members of the family are the ATP-binding subunit of ABC transporters for substrates such as betaine, L-proline or other amino acids, choline, carnitine, etc. The substrate specificity is best determined from the substrate-binding subunit, rather than this subunit, as it interacts with the permease subunit and not with substrate directly.); translation: MTSNNASIEIRDLYKIFGKSPEKYVDAVRNGLSKTELGRTHGHILGLNKINISMPAGKVQVVMGLSGSGKSTLIRHINRLIEPTSGSIMIDGRDVLEMSELELREFRRNHTAMVFQRFGLLPHRSVIDNVTFGLEVRGVEAAKSRDIGMRWIERVGLAGFEQRYPDELSGGMQQRVGLARALSNNASILLMDEAYSALDPLIRTDMQTMLLDLQTELKKTIVFITHDLDEALRLGDQIVILRDGSIIQQGNSQDILLRPADDYIERFVKDVNRGRFIKVDAVMEPPPQSESRPLPKLKSGLTLEIAAKELTNSSYDAAFVTADSGQPLGLISLRQITAALSSGSAA